A stretch of Leishmania infantum JPCM5 genome chromosome 19 DNA encodes these proteins:
- the CBP30 gene encoding putative nuclear cap binding complex subunit CBP30 has product MSSSSGQYSGSGGNRGSGFVHLNTPASIHYTVGKTLSLSALRQRKSRVECVVLPESMSVWRDAFQRYSKEEGYSSFAADIEDERTGNGPILPPLVPQRAGPVRRRAGKALVRTDAFFCASSSPAPLGTSASAAHTGADRPPLTGGAAATSSTTTADSASSSSRLSNNGTTATSADSVADGSTGPTAKQQQDGIPIVSHHKLLGRQQFVYPDYDGVLSAGVVPQIVVTAEEKAEEAAAKAFYISPLTMTEEELAAFEELQGLWKSRARSHSFLGAQHRKAAKGVVDPSSSADVLGAGGAGLPKVPRREGVAGGASLSSRRGNEVDVPAYAEAETAVEEESKLDKELSEALRMADDLLRFA; this is encoded by the coding sequence ATGTCCTCCTCTTCTGGCCAgtacagcggcagcggtggtaaCCGAGGCAGCGGCTTTGTGCACCTCAACACTCCGGCCAGCATCCACTATACGGTGGGGAAGACTCTGTCGCTTTCCgccctgcgccagcgcaagTCCCGCGTGGAGTGCGTTGTGTTGCCGGAATCGATGTCTGTGTGGCGCGACGCCTTCCAGCGCTACTCGAAGGAGGAAGGCTAcagcagcttcgccgctGATATTGAAGACGAGCGCACTGGAAACGGACCGATTCTGCCGCCGCtagtgccgcagcgcgctggCCCGGTGCGCCGTCGTGCCGGCAAGGCGCTTGTGCGGACAGATGCCTTTTTTTGTGCTtcatcgtcgccggcgccgctcggCACCTCCGCATCTGCGGCACACACCGGCGCCGACAGGCCGCCCCTCAcaggtggtgccgctgccactagcagcaccaccaccgccgacagTGCGAGTTCGTCGAGTAGACTCAGTAACAATGGCACCACTGCGACATCTGCCGACAGCGTGGCCGATGGTTCGACTGGGCCtacggcgaagcagcagcaggatgGCATCCCCATCGTTAGCCATCACAAGCTTTTGGGTCGGCAGCAGTTTGTGTACCCCGATTACGATGGCGTGCTCTCCGCCGGCGTGGTGCCGCAGATCGTCGTCACAGCTGAggaaaaggcggaggaggcggcggcgaaggccTTCTACATCTCTCCCCTCACcatgacggaggaggagctggctgCCTTCGAGGAACTGCAGGGGCTGTGGAAAAGTCGCGCACGCAGCCACTCCTTCcttggcgcgcagcaccggaAAGCCGCCAAGGGCGTGGTGGACCCGTCATCGTCCGCGGACGTGCTgggggcgggcggcgcgGGGCTGCCCAAGGTGCCCAGGCGCGAAGGAGTGGCAGGTGGCGCCTCCCTTTCCTCTCGCCGAGGGAATGAGGTGGACGTGCCGGCCTACGCCGAGGCCGAGACGGCCGTGGAGGAAGAGTCGAAGCTGGACAAGGAGCTGtccgaggcgctgcgcatggCGGATGACCTCCTGCGCTTTGCTTAG
- a CDS encoding putative nucleosome assembly protein: MPPKNQRNAPVVIPEEDDEGDMMEMDNMLDFQKYLDSDFSKNFMAGLPEKIRQRAQVLSAYDKDFSAQQKAYKVKEMDILRRYDALFEPLLQRRKEIVTGAAVSDEEVKKGMPEEHVNVISVEVDDTDEAATAADAFGLEGFWLRVLRHHTVIDSTIEPHDEDVLKHLVDIRSSVAEGEYGSFQVIFTFSPNDFFEEETITATVSIKDDKPELTVSPITWKPGKNVMMHTVTKKQRAKRTGQVRTTTRDVPQLSFFWLFKKKTEAVGDDDGEEDGEEDDEEQRISMLEVLHTCIVPNAVRYYTGEAPNGFSDVDEEDEEDEEEEEEEEEIIPRGRGGNRGGRGGRGGRGI, translated from the coding sequence ATGCCGCCGAAGAACCAGCGTAACGCACCTGTGGTGATCCCGGAGGAAGATGACGAGGGTGACATGATGGAGATGGACAACATGCTGGACTTCCAGAAGTACCTCGACTCCGACTTCTCGAAGAATTTCATGGCAGGCCTGCCGGAGAAGATCCGTCAGCGGGCGCAGGTTCTCTCCGCCTACGACAAGGACTTCTCCGCGCAGCAAAAGGCGTACAAGGTGAAGGAGATGGACATCCTGCGCCGCTACGACGCCCTCttcgagccgctgctgcagcgtcgcaaGGAAATCGTCACGGGGGCCGCGGTCTCCGAtgaggaggtgaagaagggcATGCCGGAGGAGCACGTCAATGTGATATCGGTGGAAGTAGATGACACGGACGaggccgccacggccgccgacgcGTTTGGCCTGGAGGGCTTctggctgcgcgtgctgcgtcACCACACGGTGATCGACAGCACGATTGAGCCGCACGACGAGGACGTTCTGAAGCACCTCGTCGATATTCGGTCTTCTGTCGCGGAAGGGGAATACGGTAGCTTCCAGGTGATTTTCACCTTCTCGCCGAACGACTTCTTCGAGGAGGAaaccatcaccgccacggTCAGCATCAAGGATGACAAGCCGGAGCTGACGGTGTCGCCCATCACGTGGAAGCCGGGCAAGAACGTCATGATGCACACCGTCACAAAGAAGCAGCGGGCGAAGCGCACGGGGCAGGTGCGCACCACCACGCGCGACGTGCCGCAGCTCTCATTCTTTTGGCTATTCAAGAAGAAGACCGAAGCCGTCGGagatgacgacggcgaggaggacggcgaggaggacgacgaggagcagcgcataAGCATGCtcgaggtgctgcacacgTGTATCGTGCCAAATGCCGTGCGCTACTACACCGGCGAGGCCCCTAACGGCTTCAGCGAtgtcgacgaggaggacgaggaggacgaagaggaggaagaagaggaagaggagatcATCccgcgcggccgcggcggcaaccgtggcggccgtggtggccgcggtggccgtgGCATCTAA
- a CDS encoding metallo-peptidase, Clan MG, Family M24: MPCEGCGVSEAGLQCPTCKKLSLPPSFFCTQDCFRAHWGTHKLKHTEMKNLPATIPTMTEVDERLFNFTGPLRPGKITPRRAVPKEIARPDYAERNDGVSESEEKDRGSHRVVAHNLKNLHEDYNNAELRRSSDILKIKRVNALSREVLDIACAAVKPGVTTDEIDRIVHEATIKRGMYPSPLNYYNFPKSVCTSVNEIICHGIPDNRPLEEGDIVNIDVSCYLDGFHGDLNETVFVGKPDEESVKIVHTAYACMMAGISVVKPDELYRYIGDAIEARAEKSGCSVVRSYTGHGIGKFFHTAPNVCHYKDNKSPGLIKPGHVFTIEPMINLGTWQDVTWPDNWTSATKDGKRTAQFEHTMVCTPEGVELLTDWKDGIPFYQKQLREWGIPIPAEDPSEIKI, encoded by the coding sequence ATGCCTTGCGAAGGCTGCGGCGTCAGTGAGGCCGGCCTGCAGTGCCCCACCTGCAAGAAACTGAGCTTGCCGCCGAGCTTCTTCTGCACGCAGGACTGCTTCCGGGCGCATTGGGGAACGCACAAGCTGAAGCACACCGAGATGAAGAACCTGCCCGCCACGATCCCCACAATGACGGAGGTGGACGAGCGGCTCTTCAACTTCACGGGGCCACTCCGTCCTGGAAAAATCACGCCACGCCGTGCTGTGCCAAAGGAGATAGCGCGGCCAGACTACGCGGAGCGAAACGACGGCGTTTCCGAGTCGGAGGAGAAGGATCGAGGCAGCCACCGCGTCGTTGCACACAACCTCAAGAACTTGCACGAAGACTACAACAAcgccgagctgcgccggAGCTCCGACATCCTCAAGATCAAACGTGTGAATGCGCTCTCGCGTGAAGTGCTGGACatcgcctgcgcggcggtgaAGCCGGGCGTCACGACGGACGAAATTGACCGCATCGTCCACGAGGCGACGATCAAGCGCGGCATGTACCCATCGCCGCTGAATTACTACAACTTCCCCAAGTCCGTCTGCACCAGCGTGAACGAGATCATCTGCCACGGCATTCCAGACAACCGCCCACTCGAGGAGGGCGACATAGTAAACATAGACGTCTCTTGCTACCTCGACGGCTTCCACGGCGATTTGAACGAAACGGTGTTTGTCGGCAAGCCAGACGAGGAAAGCGTGAAGATTGTGCACACGGCGTACGCCTGCATGATGGCCGGCATCAGCGTTGTGAAACCGGATGAACTCTACCGCTACATCGGTGACGCCATCGAGGCGCGGGCGGAGAAGTCGGGCTGCAGTGTAGTGCGCAGCTACACCGGGCATGGTATCGGCAAGTTCTTTCACACGGCACCGAACGTGTGCCATTACAAGGACAACAAAAGCCCCGGACTCATCAAGCCCGGGCACGTCTTCACAATTGAGCCGATGATCAACCTGGGTACGTGGCAGGATGTAACCTGGCCTGATAACTGGACGAGTGCAACGAAGGATGGCAAGCGCACCGCGCAGTTTGAGCACACGATGGTGTGCACACCAGAAGGGGTAGAGCTTCTGACAGACTGGAAGGACGGCATACCCTTTTACCAGAAGCAGCTGAGGGAATGGGGCATTCCGATCCCCGCCGAAGACCCCAGCGAAATCAAAATCTGA